Sequence from the Pyrobaculum neutrophilum V24Sta genome:
GGATATTCGAAGACGAAGAACTGGTTCTCAAGTACGCGGAGGCCATTAAGTCATACGGCGTGAAAATCGCGGTGGTTACCGGCGGCGGCGAGCTCGCCAGGAGGTACATATCCGCGGCCAAGAGGGGAGGCGCCTCCAACACCTTCCAGGACCTAATAGGCATCTATGCCAGCCGCCTAAACGCGCTTCTCCTAATCTCCCTCCTAGGCGACGCCTATCCAAAGGTGCCCACGAACATCGAGGAGTTCTTGGAGGCGTGGCGTAGCCACAGAGTCGTGGTGGCGGGAGGCTTCCAGCCGGGCCAGTCCACCGCCACAGTAGCCGCCCTCGTGGCCGAGGCCGCAGGGGCATCGGTCTTGTTAAATGCCGCAAATATCGACGCCGTATATAGCGACGACCCGAGGAAAAACCCAAAAGCCGAGAGGTTGCCCCACCTGAAATACGACGAGTTCGAGAGAATAGTGAGATCCTCGTCGTTGCCCGGAGGCTACGAGCTGATGGACGTCTGGAGCATCTCCATACTTAGGCGTAACTGCATCACGGTGTATATATTCGACGGGCGTAGGCCAGAGCACATCGGGGCAATCCTGAGGGGGGAGAACCCGGGCACCAAAATCACCTGTTGACCTCAGCCATTGCCCCAAGGCCGAGAATGCGGCGT
This genomic interval carries:
- the pyrH gene encoding UMP kinase; this encodes MAVVVKLSGRIFEDEELVLKYAEAIKSYGVKIAVVTGGGELARRYISAAKRGGASNTFQDLIGIYASRLNALLLISLLGDAYPKVPTNIEEFLEAWRSHRVVVAGGFQPGQSTATVAALVAEAAGASVLLNAANIDAVYSDDPRKNPKAERLPHLKYDEFERIVRSSSLPGGYELMDVWSISILRRNCITVYIFDGRRPEHIGAILRGENPGTKITC